One window from the genome of Magnolia sinica isolate HGM2019 chromosome 4, MsV1, whole genome shotgun sequence encodes:
- the LOC131242944 gene encoding 2-methylpropanoate--CoA ligase CCL4-like has product MDGLKPTPPNSSPLTPIGFLDRAATIYGSCPSIVYKDMVRTWSQTHQRCIKLASTISSMGIGRGDVVSVVAPNIPAVYEMHFAVPMCGAILNTVNIRLASRTIAALLLHSEAKIVFVDFQSWSLVKDAVGKLEKPPRLILIEDEFEEGGRCLPSSSPPSHDDQLTYEMLVEKGNPGFRWVRPESEWSPAILNYTSGTTSSPKGVVHCHRGLFTMAVSALIEWTVPKQLIYLWTLPMFHANGWSFPWGIAAMGGTNVFVRKFDAATIYAMIIKHGVTHMCAAPVVLNMLANAPESIRRPLPHAVHIMTAGAPPPASVLFRTEALGFTVSHVYGLTETVGPVLSCAWKAEWDQLPAADRAKLKARQGVQTLCMDEIDVIDGETGASMKRDGMTLGEIVLRGSCITLGYLKDTQATSKSLRDGWFYTGDVGVMHPDGYVEIKDRSKDVIISGGENMSSVEVESVLYSHPAVNEAAVVARPDEFWGELPCAFVSLKEDYQKEEKRPSEKEIIAFCRERLPRYMVPKMVVFRVELPKTSTGKIQKFLLRDMARKLGYASSLVSRM; this is encoded by the exons atggacggtttgaaGCCAACCCCACCCAACTCATCTCCTCTAACTCCAATCGGATTCCTAGATCGAGCAGCTACCATTTATGGAAGCTGTCCATCAATCGTCTACAAAGACATGGTCCGTACATGGTCACAAACACACCAAAGGTGTATCAAGCTCGCATCAACCATCTCCTCGATGGGCATTGGCAGAGGCGATGTG GTGTCTGTCGTGGCCCCCAACATCCCTGCGGTGTATGAGATGCACTTCGCGGTTCCCATGTGCGGTGCCATCCTCAACACCGTCAACATCCGCCTCGCTAGCCGGACGATTGCCGCGCTGCTTCTTCATAGCGAGGCCAAGATTGTGTTTGTTGATTTCCAATCTTGGTCCCTTGTTAAGGATGCCGTTGGTAAGTTGGAGAAGCCGCCTCGTTTGATATTGATAGAGGACGAATTTGAAGAAGGCGGTCGATGTCTTCCATCATCATCACCGCCATCCCATGATGATCAGCTTACTTATGAAATGTTGGTTGAGAAGGGAAATCCAGGGTTCCGATGGGTGAGGCCTGAGAGCGAGTGGTCACCGGCGATCCTGAATTATACGTCGGGGACGACTTCTTCCCCTAAGGGTGTGGTCCACTGCCACCGTGGCCTCTTCACCATGGCCGTATCTGCATTGATTGAGTGGACCGTCCCTAAGCAGCTCATCTATCTGTGGACACTACCGATGTTCCATGCCAATGGTTGGAGCTTCCCATGGGGGATTGCTGCAATGGGTGGGACCAATGTCTTCGTTAGGAAATTTGATGCTGCAACCATCTATGCCATGATCATCAaacatggtgtgacccacatgtgTGCTGCACCTGTCGTCCTAAACATGCTAGCCAATGCCCCAGAATCCATACGTCGGCCACTGCCGCACGCTGTCCATATCATGACTGCAGGGGCCCCGCCGCCTGCTTCCGTGCTCTTCCGGACAGAGGCACTGGGGTTCACTGTAAGCCATGTTTATGGCCTGACGGAGACGGTGGGGCCAGTCCTCTCGTGTGCATGGAAGGCTGAGTGGGACCAACTACCGGCAGCCGACCGTGCGAAATTGAAAGCAAGGCAGGGCGTACAGACTCTTTGCATGGATGAGATCGATGTGATTGACGGCGAGACGGGGGCCAGCATGAAGCGGGATGGAATGACGCTTGGGGAGATCGTGCTGCGTGGCAGCTGCATTACATTGGGCTACTTGAAAGACACCCAGGCGACTTCCAAGAGCCTCCGGGATGGGTGGTTTTACACCGGCGATGTTGGTGTAATGCACCCTGATGGTTATGTAGAGATCAAGGACCGATCCAAGGATGTTATCATAAGTGGCGGCGAGAACATGAGCAGCGTCGAAGTTGAATCTGTACTGTACTCGCATCCCGCCGTTAATGAAGCGGCAGTGGTGGCCCGGCCGGATGAGTTCTGGGGTGAGTTGCCATGTGCATTTGTCAGCTTGAAAGAAGATTACCAGAAGGAGGAGAAGAGGCCGTCGGAGAAGGAGATTATCGCGTTTTGTAGGGAGCGGTTGCCGCGCTACATGGTGCCAAAGATGGTCGTCTTCAGGGTGGAGCTTCCAAAGACTTCGACAGGTAAGATTCAGAAGTTTTTGCTTAGGGACATGGCCAGGAAATTGGGTTATGCTTCCTCCCTAGTGAG